The Banduia mediterranea DNA window GGGGCGTCGTTCGCTGCGAATCTGATGCAGGCGATCCGGGTCGACGATCAGTCCAAACAGCTTTTCGCTCAGCGGCACGATCGTGCGCGGCAGTTTCTGATCCTCCAGGTCTTCCTCGATCAAAGGAAAATTGGCGGCAAAAATGCCATGCTGCATCGCCAGATACAGCGTCGTCGGCGTCTTGCCGCAGCGCGAGGGCGCGATCAGGATGATGTCGGCGCTGGCAAGGCCGCGAGAAGACTGCCCGTCATCGTGTTCGAGCGCAAAATTCATGGCGTCGATACGCGCGTAATAGCGCTTGGTATCAGCCACGCCATGCGCACGACCCGCCGTATTGGTCGCGTGCAGATTGAGCTCGAGTTCGAGCACCGGGATGAAGGTATCGAACAAATCCAGGAACAGACTGTTCGCACCGCGTAAAATGGCGCGGATATCGTCGCTGACCGTGGTGCTGACCAGAATTGGTCGCGATCCAGACGTCTCGGCGAGGTGGTTGATATAGTCGACCGTGCTGCGCGCCTTTTCGACCGTATTGATGAACGGCAGCGTGCTCTTGCGAAAATCGATGCCGTCGAACTGCGTCAGCAGGCTGTTTCCAAGGGTTTCAGCCGTGATCCCGGTTCGATCGGACACGAAAAATACGTTGACGTTTATCGACATGCGCCCAGTGTTCGTTCAGAGAAGTTGTTTTATATATGTCTTTGGGATACGTCTTTGGCCATTTTTGGCCGTTTTCAGCTTGCGGGGTCTTGAGTGAAAAAAGCAAACGTACTGTGGTTCCAGGAACTTGGCATGTCCGACGTGGAAATCGTCGGCGGCAAGAATGCCTCACTCGGCGAAATGATCCAGCACCTGGCCAAGGCCGGAGTGCAGGTGCCGGGCGGTTTTGCGACCACAGCCGGTGCCTATCGTGAATTTCTGTCCCACGAGGGTCTCGCCGACCGTATTAACGGGATGCTTGCCGAACTGGATGTCGATGACGTTCAGGCGCTCGCGAAAACCGGCAAGACCATCCGCGAACTCTTGATCGGGGCGCCGTTTCCGGCCGAACTGGAAGCCGACATCCGCACCGCCTACAAGACGCTGATCGAAGAAGCCGGCGGTCCGATCACTGTGGCGGTGCGTTCCTCGGCCACCGCCGAGGATCTTCCCGACGCTTCGTTCGCCGGCCAGCAGGAAACCTTCCTCAACATCAACGGCGTGGACAACGTGTTGCTGGCGATGAAGGAAGTCTTCGCCTCGCTGTTCAACGACCGCGCCATCGCCTATCGCGATCATCAGGGCTTCGAGCACTCGCAGGTGGCGCTGTCCGCCGGCATCCAGCGCATGGTGCGCTCGGACGAAGGCGCATCCGGCGTGCTGTTCACGATGGACACTGAATCCGGTTTCCGTGACGCGGTCTTTGTGACAGCGAGCTACGGCCTGGGTGAGGCCGTGGTCCAGGGCGCGGTGAATCCGGACGAGTTCTACGTCTACAAGCCGGCGCTGGAGGCCGGCCGCCCGGCCGTGCTGCGCCGCACCGTCGGCGCCAAGGCCAAGAAGATGGTCTACACGGCCGACAAGACGCTCGGCAAGACCGTCGAGTTCGTCGATGTCCCTGTGGCCGATCGCCAGCTGTTCTGCCTCACCGACGAGGAAGTCAGCGAACTCGCCCGCTACGCCGTGATCATCGAGAAGCACTACGGCCGCCCGATGGACATCGAATGGGGCAAGGACGGTCTCGACGGCAAGCTCTACATCCTGCAGGCGCGGCCGGAAACCGTGCAGTCGCGCGCCTCGACCACCGTGCTCAAGCGCTACAAGCTCAAGGACAAGGGCCCGCTGCTGTCCACCGGACGCGCGATCGGCCAGAAAATCGGTGCCGGCAAGGTCCGCATCCTTGATTCGATCGACCAGATGAACCGCGTGCAGAAGGGCGATGTGCTGGTCACCGACATGACCGATCCCGACTGGGAACCGGTGATGAAGCGCGCCTCGGCGATCGTCACCAACCGTGGCGGCCGCACCTGCCACGCCGCGATCATCGCGCGTGAACTCGGCATTCCGGCGGTCGTCGGCTGCGGTGACGCCACCGAGTTGCTCAAGGATGGCGCCGAAGTCACGGTATCCTGCGCCGAAGGCGATACCGGCAACATCTACGAGGGTCTGATCGACTTCGCTGTCGACGAAATCGCGCTCGACAAGATGCCGGAGATTCCGGTCAAGATCATGATGAACGTCGGCAATCCCGAACAGGCGTTCGACTTCGCCAGCCTGCCGCACCGCGGCGTCGGCCTGGCCCGCCTCGAGTTCATCATCAACAAGCAGGTCGCGATTCATCCGCAGGCGCTGCTGGAGCTGGACAAGCAGACCCCGGAAAACCGCGCGCTGATCGACCCGATGATCGCCGCCTACAAGAATCCGCGCGACTACTTCATCAAACGTGTGGCCGAGGGCGTCGCCACGATCGCCGCCGCCTTTGCGCCGGAGCCGGTGATCTTCCGCATGTCGGACTTCAAGTCCAATGAATATGCCAATCTGATCGCCGGATCGCGCTATGAGCCACACGAGGAAAACCCGATGCTGGGCTTCCGCGGTGCCTCACGCTACATCTCCGAGAAATTCCGTCCGTGTTTCGACATGGAATGCGCGGCGATGAAGTACGTACGCGATGAAATGGGGCTGACCAACGTCCAGATCATGATTCCGTTCGTGCGCACCGTGGGCGAAGCCAGGCGCGTCAACGAGATCCTGGCGGAGAACGAGCTCAAACGCGGCGACAACGGACTCAAGCTGATCATGATGTGCGAGCTGCCATCGAACGCCGTACTGGCCGAGCAATTCCTCGAACACTTCGACGGATTCTCGATCGGTTCCAA harbors:
- the ppsA gene encoding phosphoenolpyruvate synthase: MKKANVLWFQELGMSDVEIVGGKNASLGEMIQHLAKAGVQVPGGFATTAGAYREFLSHEGLADRINGMLAELDVDDVQALAKTGKTIRELLIGAPFPAELEADIRTAYKTLIEEAGGPITVAVRSSATAEDLPDASFAGQQETFLNINGVDNVLLAMKEVFASLFNDRAIAYRDHQGFEHSQVALSAGIQRMVRSDEGASGVLFTMDTESGFRDAVFVTASYGLGEAVVQGAVNPDEFYVYKPALEAGRPAVLRRTVGAKAKKMVYTADKTLGKTVEFVDVPVADRQLFCLTDEEVSELARYAVIIEKHYGRPMDIEWGKDGLDGKLYILQARPETVQSRASTTVLKRYKLKDKGPLLSTGRAIGQKIGAGKVRILDSIDQMNRVQKGDVLVTDMTDPDWEPVMKRASAIVTNRGGRTCHAAIIARELGIPAVVGCGDATELLKDGAEVTVSCAEGDTGNIYEGLIDFAVDEIALDKMPEIPVKIMMNVGNPEQAFDFASLPHRGVGLARLEFIINKQVAIHPQALLELDKQTPENRALIDPMIAAYKNPRDYFIKRVAEGVATIAAAFAPEPVIFRMSDFKSNEYANLIAGSRYEPHEENPMLGFRGASRYISEKFRPCFDMECAAMKYVRDEMGLTNVQIMIPFVRTVGEARRVNEILAENELKRGDNGLKLIMMCELPSNAVLAEQFLEHFDGFSIGSNDMTQLTLGLDRDSGLIAHLFDERDEAVKHMLHLAISACKKQGKYVGICGQGPSDHADLAKWLLEEGIESMSLNPDTVVETWLFLAGRTA
- the ppsR gene encoding posphoenolpyruvate synthetase regulatory kinase/phosphorylase PpsR encodes the protein MSINVNVFFVSDRTGITAETLGNSLLTQFDGIDFRKSTLPFINTVEKARSTVDYINHLAETSGSRPILVSTTVSDDIRAILRGANSLFLDLFDTFIPVLELELNLHATNTAGRAHGVADTKRYYARIDAMNFALEHDDGQSSRGLASADIILIAPSRCGKTPTTLYLAMQHGIFAANFPLIEEDLEDQKLPRTIVPLSEKLFGLIVDPDRLHQIRSERRPGSEYASLRQCSFELRQAEAMYRRLGIPYVNSTTMSIEEIATLAMQEKGIRKQSF